In the Nitrospirota bacterium genome, ACCGTGCCGGGCCAGCACCGGGAGCGCCCCGGAATGGTCGATGTGGGCGTGCGACAGCAGGACCGCGTCCAGCGACCGGGGCTCGAAGCCCAGGTACCGGTTGTGCCGGTCGGATTCCTCGCGCCGTCCCTGGAACAGGCCGCAATCCAGTAGGATCCTCGCCCCGCCGGCCTGGATCAGGTGCCGGCTGCCGGTGACGGACCGGGCCGCGCCGTGGAAGGAAATCTTCATGCGGGCGGGTCGTCGAGCAGATTCGGAGGAGGCTGCCCCTTCTGGCTGGCCGCAATGATGTTCCAGGCCTCCTCGGCCGTTTCCGCGTAATGGAAGAGCCGGAGGTCCTCCCGGCCGATCAGGCCTTCCTCGACCAGCAAGGTCCAATTGATCGCCCGCTCCCAGAAGGCCCGTCCGACCAGCACGACGGTCACCCCGCTGACCTTGCCCGTCTGCAGGAGCGTCAACGCGTCGAACAGCTCGTCCATCGTGCCGAACCCGCCGGGGAAGGCGACGAGCGCCCGGGCCCGGAGCAGGAAGTGCATCTTGCGGAGGGCGAAGTAGCGGAACTGAAAACAGAGCGACGGGGTGATGTAGGGATTGGGCCGCTGCTCCTGGGGCAGCGTGATGTTCAGCCCCATGGATTTGCCGCCCGCGTCGGCCGCGCCCCGGTTGGCCGCCTCCATGATCCCGGGTCCGCCGCCCGTGACCACCACGTACTCACACCGTCCGTTCACCTGGCAGACGGAGGAGACCAGGCAGCCGAACTTGCGGGCTTCGTCGTAGTAGGGGGAAAGCGCGAGACGGCGTCGCGCGATGGCCGCGGCCCGCCGCCGCTCCGGGTCCTTGGGCCTCTTCGACAGGGCGGCCTCCGCCTCCGCCAGCCGCTTCCGCGCTTGGGCCGGTTCGCAGAGGCGGGCGCTCCCGAAGACCACCACGGTCGAGCGGATGCCTTCCTCCCGCTGGATCAGCTCCGGTTTCAGCAGTTCGAGCTGCAGGCGCACGGGGCGCAGGTCGTCGCGGGCAAGAAACTCGGGGTCCCGGTCGGCTCGTCGGTAGGAAGGGGCGTTGAGGAGGGCTTGGAGGAGCTTGGCTCGCTTGGCCCGCTCACGGCTCATGGCGGCCCATTATAGCCGGGCTTCCGCGCGCCGACAACCGATCTTCCCGCCCTTGACTCGCATCCGTCCGTCGGATATCGTCGCGAAAACGGAAGCACGGCGGCTGCCGAACGGGACTCACGGATCGGCGGCCGATCGCTGAGAGGAAAGGAGCGAAGCCCATGAGCCTGCAGACCTTGATGCGGATCGTCGCAGTCGGATTGTTCGTCGTCGCTCTAAGCCCCCGGAGCGGCCTGGGCGAAGAGCCGAACCTCGCCCTCGGCCAGTTGCCGAAAGCGCGAATTCCCGCTCACAACCTGCAGTTCGACGCGAAGGTGGAACTGGGCAAGCTGCTGTTCTTCGACGCCCGGCTCTCCAAGGACGGCAGCGTGAGCTGCGCCAGCTGCCACGTGCCGGCGGCCGGGTTCGCCGATCCGCGCCAGTTCTCGATCGGGGTCGGCGGCAAACAGGGCGGCCGCAACGCGCCTCCGGCGATGAACGCCGCCTACAACCACCTCCAGTTCTGGGACGGCCGGGCCGGCTCGCTGGAGGAGCAGGCGCTGGGGCCCATCCAGAATCCGATCGAGATGGCCGAGACCCTGGAGCACGTCGTGAAGAAGCTCAACAAGGTCAAGGGCTACCGGACCCGCTTTCAGGCCGTGTTCGGAACCGGCGTGACGCCGGAGGGCATCGCCAAGGCCATCGCGGCCTTCGAGCGCACGCTGGTCTCGACCAACTCGCCCTTCGACCGGTACATGGCCGGCGACAAGGGTGCCCTGTCCGAGTCGGCGCGGCGCGGGCTGGAGCTGTTCCAAGGAAAAGCTCGCTGCGTGCTCTGCCACAACGGGCCCAACTTTTCCGACAACAAGTTCCACAACATCGGCGTGCCGCAGGCGGGGCCGCTCAAGGAGGACCCGGGCCGCTATGCGGTCACCAAGCGGGACGCGGACAAGGGTGCCTTCAAGACCCCTGGCCTCCGGAGCGTGGCGCTCACCGCGCCCTACATGCACACGGGCGGCTTCCAGACGCTCGAGGAGGTCGTGGAGTTCTACAACAAGGGCGGGGAGGCGGTGCCGGGGAAGGACCCGTTCATGAGCGCGCTGAGCCTGGCGGACCAGGAGAAGCAGGACCTCGTCGAGTTCATGAAGAGCCTGACCGGGGACCTGACCGGCATGGCCCTGCCGAAGCTGCCGTAACGTTCAGAAGGCGAGCTGCTGGAGCTGGTACGGGTGGGGCTCTTCAAGGTCGAAAGGCCACAGCCCGTACCGGCTTGGATCCACGTGCTTGGTAAACGCGTGCCTTCGTGCGACCCAACCAGGGCCGAACACC is a window encoding:
- a CDS encoding TIGR00730 family Rossman fold protein; translation: MSRERAKRAKLLQALLNAPSYRRADRDPEFLARDDLRPVRLQLELLKPELIQREEGIRSTVVVFGSARLCEPAQARKRLAEAEAALSKRPKDPERRRAAAIARRRLALSPYYDEARKFGCLVSSVCQVNGRCEYVVVTGGGPGIMEAANRGAADAGGKSMGLNITLPQEQRPNPYITPSLCFQFRYFALRKMHFLLRARALVAFPGGFGTMDELFDALTLLQTGKVSGVTVVLVGRAFWERAINWTLLVEEGLIGREDLRLFHYAETAEEAWNIIAASQKGQPPPNLLDDPPA
- a CDS encoding cytochrome-c peroxidase gives rise to the protein MSLQTLMRIVAVGLFVVALSPRSGLGEEPNLALGQLPKARIPAHNLQFDAKVELGKLLFFDARLSKDGSVSCASCHVPAAGFADPRQFSIGVGGKQGGRNAPPAMNAAYNHLQFWDGRAGSLEEQALGPIQNPIEMAETLEHVVKKLNKVKGYRTRFQAVFGTGVTPEGIAKAIAAFERTLVSTNSPFDRYMAGDKGALSESARRGLELFQGKARCVLCHNGPNFSDNKFHNIGVPQAGPLKEDPGRYAVTKRDADKGAFKTPGLRSVALTAPYMHTGGFQTLEEVVEFYNKGGEAVPGKDPFMSALSLADQEKQDLVEFMKSLTGDLTGMALPKLP